One window from the genome of Candidatus Binataceae bacterium encodes:
- a CDS encoding amidohydrolase family protein, whose product MTEERLISADSHFVEPPSMWVERVDKKFRDRAPHTVKDLGGRGGEWFVCENITPMSVAGFFGAGVPSQDLPAHARKTFEEAPKSVWDAKYRIEDQERDGVLAEVIYTSMGMPLFGLDDAEFRAALFRAFNDWACEYCSYDLKRLIPLGLITLEDIPGAIAEVNRIAKTGMRGAMIWAEPPSDKPYSDPMYEPFWAAASDLNLPLSLHILTARGGTGTSQANGGFNLLSLANLHHQIERSISVLVFGGVLEKYPNLRIVSAENDVGWMAYFMYRLDTVQNRLGALGGLKLPMRASEYIKRQVYATFIADPVFVDTLHRYGPDNIMWSSDYPHTAATFPRSRDIVAKRFGSLPEEQRRKIVRATAARVYGID is encoded by the coding sequence ATGACAGAAGAGCGATTGATCTCCGCGGATTCGCATTTCGTTGAACCTCCATCGATGTGGGTCGAGCGCGTCGACAAAAAATTCCGTGACCGTGCGCCGCATACCGTAAAGGACCTCGGCGGGCGCGGAGGTGAATGGTTCGTCTGCGAAAATATCACGCCGATGTCTGTGGCGGGCTTCTTCGGCGCAGGCGTACCCTCACAGGACCTGCCTGCTCATGCCAGGAAGACCTTCGAGGAGGCGCCCAAAAGCGTGTGGGATGCGAAGTATCGAATCGAGGATCAGGAGCGTGATGGCGTGCTGGCCGAAGTCATCTATACCTCGATGGGGATGCCGCTGTTCGGCCTCGACGACGCAGAGTTTCGAGCCGCGCTTTTTCGCGCCTTCAACGATTGGGCTTGCGAGTATTGCAGCTACGACCTCAAGCGTCTGATCCCGCTTGGACTAATCACGCTTGAAGATATCCCGGGAGCTATCGCTGAAGTGAATCGGATCGCGAAAACGGGGATGCGCGGGGCAATGATCTGGGCCGAACCGCCGAGCGACAAGCCCTACAGTGACCCGATGTACGAGCCCTTCTGGGCCGCGGCGAGCGACCTGAATCTGCCGCTCTCGTTGCATATCCTTACGGCGCGCGGCGGGACTGGCACGAGTCAGGCGAACGGGGGTTTCAACCTTCTGTCATTGGCGAATTTGCATCATCAAATCGAGCGCTCGATCTCGGTGCTGGTCTTCGGCGGCGTGCTCGAAAAATACCCCAATCTAAGGATCGTCTCAGCCGAAAACGACGTGGGATGGATGGCCTATTTCATGTATCGGCTCGATACCGTGCAGAACCGGCTAGGTGCACTAGGTGGACTCAAGCTGCCGATGCGGGCGAGCGAATATATAAAGAGGCAGGTCTATGCGACCTTCATCGCGGATCCGGTGTTTGTAGATACACTGCATCGCTACGGACCTGACAACATCATGTGGTCGTCGGATTATCCGCATACGGCGGCGACCTTTCCGCGCTCGAGGGACATAGTGGCGAAACGCTTCGGCAGTCTGCCCGAGGAGCAGCGCCGCAAGATCGTGCGCGCTACCGCCGCGCGTGTTTACGGTATCGACTAA
- a CDS encoding nitrilase-related carbon-nitrogen hydrolase, with protein sequence MTILRLDTRSRRLVAAILSGAMISIAAGLHPWWPIAWIAATPLLAAAFIASPLEAVGLAVLAAVVGCISTTGFYLEVAGPIVAFLAPVGRAVELVVAVTLARRAVVQWRHWLSIFVYPALTAGFDMLESSFSGHGSAASFAQSQMNAIAVIQIAALAGTSGVVFTVNLFASTLAVAWYQRSGWGQFRRGYVLAGLLLFGVLAFGFIRVVAARSEPGVLIGLVVVDPPVKVQAGSIDTALWNTYKNAIDDAARRGARIVVLPEKIAPLSPAEASPLRRALAAVAKSDHVYLLVGVTIAAPDRRENRAWLLNPSGATVADYSKRHLVPGFEDAFVPGRVKMIRIVQGTLSGIAICKDMDFPSLGREYSRQDVRLMLVPAWDFGRDNWHHSRVAILRGVEDGYTIARAAKDGFLTLSDSYGRVLYQAPSSNRPYASLVAKVPVGSGETLYALVGNTFGWLALVLGVALGVAAPALAARRKKQAEGDEEEY encoded by the coding sequence ATGACGATCCTTCGTCTGGACACGCGCAGCCGACGCCTGGTCGCAGCAATCCTGTCGGGGGCCATGATTTCGATCGCTGCGGGCCTGCATCCGTGGTGGCCAATCGCATGGATCGCGGCGACCCCTTTGCTGGCGGCGGCATTCATCGCATCACCCTTGGAGGCTGTCGGACTCGCAGTGCTGGCAGCGGTGGTCGGATGTATCAGCACGACCGGGTTTTACCTCGAAGTCGCCGGACCGATAGTAGCTTTCTTGGCGCCCGTCGGCCGCGCCGTGGAACTGGTGGTGGCCGTCACGCTTGCACGACGGGCTGTGGTTCAATGGCGTCATTGGCTTTCGATTTTTGTGTATCCGGCGCTAACCGCCGGCTTCGACATGCTGGAAAGCTCATTTTCCGGTCATGGTTCAGCCGCGAGCTTCGCTCAAAGCCAGATGAACGCTATAGCGGTTATCCAAATTGCCGCGCTCGCGGGGACCAGCGGTGTGGTGTTTACGGTGAACCTGTTTGCGTCGACTCTGGCGGTGGCGTGGTACCAACGCTCCGGGTGGGGTCAATTTCGTCGCGGCTACGTGCTGGCGGGACTATTGCTATTTGGGGTGCTGGCTTTCGGCTTCATTCGCGTGGTCGCCGCACGGAGCGAACCCGGAGTTCTGATTGGACTGGTCGTGGTCGACCCACCCGTCAAAGTTCAAGCCGGCTCGATCGACACAGCGCTCTGGAACACATACAAAAACGCTATCGACGATGCGGCCCGACGCGGCGCCCGCATCGTGGTGTTGCCCGAAAAGATCGCTCCTCTCTCCCCGGCCGAGGCGTCTCCGTTGCGCCGGGCTCTGGCAGCCGTTGCCAAATCGGACCACGTCTACCTGCTAGTCGGGGTAACCATCGCCGCCCCGGATCGCAGAGAGAATCGCGCTTGGCTGCTGAATCCTTCCGGAGCGACGGTGGCCGATTATTCCAAAAGGCACCTGGTTCCGGGCTTTGAGGATGCGTTCGTTCCGGGACGCGTGAAAATGATTCGAATCGTCCAGGGGACGCTGTCCGGAATCGCTATCTGCAAAGACATGGATTTTCCGAGCTTGGGACGCGAATATAGCAGACAAGACGTGCGGCTGATGCTGGTACCCGCGTGGGACTTCGGGAGAGATAACTGGCACCATTCCCGAGTTGCGATTCTGCGCGGGGTTGAAGACGGCTACACGATTGCGCGTGCCGCGAAAGATGGATTTCTGACCTTGAGCGACTCCTATGGTCGAGTGCTCTACCAGGCGCCGAGTTCGAATCGTCCCTACGCAAGCCTGGTCGCCAAGGTGCCGGTGGGGAGCGGTGAGACACTCTACGCTTTGGTCGGCAACACCTTCGGCTGGCTCGCCCTGGTATTGGGCGTCGCATTGGGCGTGGCCGCCCCGGCCTTGGCCGCGAGACGGAAAAAGCAGGCGGAGGGCGATGAAGAGGAGTACTAG
- a CDS encoding phytanoyl-CoA dioxygenase family protein, which yields MRPSIPVVPSKAPYIEAIQALEHAGCVVVTGVVDESARHRISSELQPYLETADVGQSLNEKYAQDGGPSDFYPGHTKRITALIAKSETFRSFVTHPLMLSACDAFLKPNCISYQVHATAGLVVGPGATVQVLHREEDAFQFFKVPRPNMVVASMWAISDFTELNGGTHLVPGSHRWPADRIARDDEVAIAEMPAGSVLLWMGGTLHGAGANCSAEVWRYGIFLSYSLGWLRQEENQYLDVPRDVARTLSKPVRDLVGYKMHLALGYTDAPPKHAK from the coding sequence GTGAGGCCATCGATTCCCGTTGTGCCATCGAAAGCACCCTATATAGAAGCGATCCAGGCACTTGAGCACGCCGGGTGCGTCGTTGTAACGGGCGTCGTTGACGAATCGGCGCGGCATCGGATCAGCAGCGAATTGCAGCCGTATCTCGAAACCGCGGACGTCGGACAAAGCCTCAACGAAAAATACGCTCAGGATGGCGGTCCCTCGGATTTCTATCCGGGGCACACGAAACGAATCACAGCGCTAATCGCAAAATCGGAGACCTTTCGGAGCTTCGTGACTCACCCGCTGATGCTATCGGCGTGCGACGCATTCCTGAAACCCAACTGCATTTCGTACCAGGTGCATGCGACAGCGGGATTGGTGGTAGGTCCAGGCGCAACCGTGCAGGTGTTGCATCGCGAGGAAGACGCATTTCAGTTCTTTAAAGTGCCGCGGCCGAATATGGTCGTTGCAAGCATGTGGGCGATAAGCGACTTTACCGAGCTAAACGGCGGAACGCACTTGGTGCCGGGGAGTCATCGATGGCCTGCGGACCGAATTGCGCGCGATGATGAAGTCGCGATCGCAGAAATGCCGGCGGGGTCGGTTTTGTTATGGATGGGTGGGACGCTGCACGGCGCAGGCGCGAATTGCTCCGCGGAGGTGTGGCGCTATGGCATCTTCCTCTCCTACTCGCTCGGCTGGCTGCGGCAAGAAGAGAATCAATATCTGGACGTGCCGCGCGATGTTGCGCGCACACTCTCGAAGCCCGTGCGCGACCTGGTCGGCTACAAAATGCACCTTGCGCTCGGATACACGGATGCTCCTCCGAAACATGCAAAATAA
- a CDS encoding FAD-binding oxidoreductase has product MRDTRTNGARAWGATPWHGGQLRAAESIPSRADVVIVGGGLTGCSAAYHLSKLGIRPVLLEADHVASGASGRTGGIVLEGSAVGPLDRADACVPSLAKLVEREQIECELRLPGCWEIEHRNGGARKLPWIDEGKPVCVTGHVPGGTVEPSRLTLGIANAALRAGSIICERARVTQIDRRDQLVVELVDSQIRTDWLIVAANAWIKSLVQNVHMASSLTFACATEMLSKKVLEALGLQEGIPFYTVDLPYLWGRITSEGRVIFGSGLLFDSSERLEEIGLKTRSFARAIDTLTRRVRGLHPDLANIRFSHAWAGPIASTEDHMPILTCAPNQRRMLVAGAYSGHGVAMSVRAGELLALAVARNDPLPEWGAFSR; this is encoded by the coding sequence ATGAGGGATACGAGGACTAACGGCGCTCGAGCATGGGGCGCAACTCCTTGGCACGGAGGCCAGCTCCGAGCCGCAGAGTCGATACCGTCGCGTGCCGATGTGGTCATAGTCGGCGGCGGGCTTACCGGATGCTCCGCAGCGTATCATCTGTCGAAGTTGGGTATCCGTCCGGTACTTTTGGAAGCGGATCACGTTGCCTCCGGAGCCAGCGGTCGTACCGGCGGAATCGTTCTTGAAGGCAGCGCGGTAGGTCCTCTGGATCGGGCCGATGCGTGTGTGCCGAGCCTCGCGAAACTGGTCGAGCGCGAACAGATCGAATGCGAACTACGGCTACCGGGATGCTGGGAGATCGAGCATCGCAATGGAGGCGCCCGAAAGCTCCCTTGGATTGACGAGGGCAAACCGGTCTGCGTCACAGGTCACGTCCCCGGCGGAACGGTCGAGCCCTCGCGGCTTACGCTCGGAATCGCAAATGCCGCGTTGCGGGCCGGCTCCATCATTTGCGAACGCGCCCGGGTTACGCAAATCGATCGCAGAGATCAACTTGTGGTCGAGCTCGTGGACAGCCAGATTCGAACCGATTGGCTGATTGTGGCTGCGAACGCGTGGATCAAGTCTCTGGTGCAGAACGTGCACATGGCGAGTTCGCTCACGTTTGCCTGCGCTACAGAGATGCTAAGTAAGAAGGTGTTAGAGGCGCTCGGACTCCAGGAGGGAATTCCTTTCTACACGGTGGATCTTCCCTATCTCTGGGGCCGCATCACCAGCGAAGGTCGAGTGATTTTTGGGTCTGGGCTCTTGTTCGACTCGTCAGAACGGCTCGAAGAGATTGGGCTTAAGACGCGCTCCTTCGCCCGCGCTATCGACACGCTCACGCGCCGAGTCCGCGGGTTACATCCTGACCTTGCGAACATCCGGTTTTCTCACGCTTGGGCCGGTCCCATCGCCTCCACCGAAGATCACATGCCGATCCTGACCTGTGCTCCCAATCAACGGCGTATGCTTGTGGCCGGCGCGTATTCCGGACATGGCGTTGCCATGAGTGTGCGGGCGGGAGAACTGCTTGCGCTTGCGGTTGCGAGAAACGATCCGCTCCCGGAGTGGGGTGCATTTTCGCGTTAA
- a CDS encoding 7-cyano-7-deazaguanine synthase, producing MAPVLSIMIGWRASGEGVSVDKIAVLASGGLDSSVLIAQMASDAAVFPIYVRCGFAWEQEEIHALQSFLDALNNPNVKSMTVLSAPAASLYGTHWSVTGAEVPAADEPDENTYLPGRNILLISLAAIWASTHEVSRVAIGSLGGNPFPDASPQFFEAFGHVLSTGLGRKVLIEAPMRGLHKEDIIRRFQNLPLELTLTCMAPRNSRHCGRCNKCFERRKAFRHADIIDRTVYLGCVP from the coding sequence ATGGCCCCAGTACTTTCGATCATGATAGGGTGGCGCGCCAGCGGTGAGGGAGTCAGCGTGGACAAGATCGCAGTACTCGCGAGCGGCGGCCTCGATAGCTCGGTTCTGATCGCGCAAATGGCATCGGACGCCGCCGTATTCCCGATTTACGTACGATGCGGCTTCGCCTGGGAACAAGAGGAGATCCACGCCCTTCAGTCTTTTCTCGATGCGCTCAACAACCCGAATGTAAAATCGATGACAGTGCTATCCGCGCCCGCCGCGTCGCTTTACGGAACCCATTGGAGCGTGACTGGAGCCGAAGTTCCGGCAGCGGACGAGCCCGACGAGAATACCTATCTGCCGGGACGCAACATTTTATTGATTTCGCTAGCTGCAATTTGGGCAAGCACGCATGAGGTCTCACGCGTCGCTATCGGATCCCTCGGAGGAAATCCTTTTCCGGACGCCAGCCCCCAGTTCTTCGAAGCTTTTGGTCACGTCTTAAGCACCGGATTAGGACGAAAAGTGCTCATCGAGGCACCCATGCGAGGGCTTCATAAGGAAGACATTATCAGGCGATTCCAAAACCTGCCCCTCGAGCTGACGTTAACCTGCATGGCTCCCAGGAACTCTCGGCACTGTGGCCGGTGCAACAAATGTTTTGAGCGTCGGAAGGCTTTCCGGCACGCGGATATCATCGATCGCACCGTCTACCTCGGTTGCGTTCCTTAG
- a CDS encoding adenylate/guanylate cyclase domain-containing protein — protein MDLLPAELEGERKSVTTLFADIKGSMDLIEDLDPEEARAVVDPALKLMMEAVQHYGGYVAQSTGDGIFAL, from the coding sequence GTGGACCTTCTCCCGGCGGAGTTGGAGGGCGAGCGTAAGAGCGTCACGACGTTGTTCGCCGACATCAAGGGGTCGATGGATTTGATTGAAGACCTCGACCCCGAGGAAGCCCGCGCCGTCGTCGACCCGGCACTTAAACTGATGATGGAGGCGGTGCAGCACTACGGCGGCTATGTAGCGCAATCTACGGGTGACGGCATCTTTGCCCTG
- a CDS encoding RMD1 family protein encodes MPSRIHQFFAIAFVENLALKGLTIHYPEARVSPHELYFPIDEGAGVYIYPFGAMVFHNVPQQRRDLELTRLEQAHPGLRAQIVREDYSLTEDPDSVVGLTNGNLRVDKLSTGRAGVVALTVAQSAAMEYYEQVVESLFARTGRMVERMEARGTVPVRTRPLVRFIGEAIMNRNEVLSVLHLLDKPDATWEDSAMDLIYDDLRTEFDLADRYAALELKLRSVQEALELVVDVARDRRLLLLEVAVAILILVEILLPLFHIYSLAALP; translated from the coding sequence ATGCCCAGCCGAATCCATCAGTTTTTCGCGATCGCCTTCGTGGAGAACCTAGCGCTCAAGGGATTGACCATCCACTACCCGGAGGCGCGGGTGTCGCCTCATGAGCTCTACTTTCCGATCGACGAGGGCGCAGGGGTTTATATCTATCCATTCGGTGCAATGGTATTTCACAACGTGCCACAGCAGAGACGGGATCTCGAACTTACCCGGCTAGAGCAAGCTCACCCCGGGCTTAGAGCCCAGATCGTGCGTGAAGACTATTCTCTAACTGAAGATCCCGATTCCGTCGTCGGACTTACCAACGGCAACTTGCGCGTGGACAAGCTGTCCACAGGGCGCGCCGGAGTAGTCGCGCTGACCGTAGCGCAAAGCGCGGCAATGGAATACTACGAACAAGTCGTAGAGTCCCTGTTCGCGCGCACGGGCAGGATGGTCGAGCGGATGGAAGCACGGGGGACCGTCCCGGTTCGGACCAGGCCGTTGGTGCGTTTTATCGGAGAGGCGATCATGAACCGCAATGAGGTTCTGTCGGTGCTGCACTTGCTCGACAAGCCCGACGCAACTTGGGAAGACAGCGCGATGGATCTCATCTACGACGACCTGCGCACCGAGTTTGACCTGGCGGACCGTTATGCGGCGCTGGAACTCAAGCTGCGTAGTGTACAGGAAGCACTGGAGCTGGTCGTCGATGTCGCCCGCGACCGCAGGCTACTGCTGCTGGAAGTCGCGGTTGCCATACTGATCCTCGTGGAAATTCTGCTTCCGCTGTTTCACATCTACTCACTGGCGGCTCTCCCATGA
- a CDS encoding class I SAM-dependent methyltransferase produces the protein MASQGSAWYVDFFRADYLNVYGHMFTDERAEKESSFVTGELDLKPGAQVLDLCCGQGRHAVQLAKRGFQVTGLDLNPDYVQLAQQAAIASNVSIETVAADMREIPFHNKFDAIVNMYSSFGYLESEAEDLKVLQSAAKALKSGGMLLLDMLNREWAIDNYIQNDWHTGADRTLYVERRDLDLTTSRMHVHFIVVDPKGGRRESIGHNIRLYTLTEMTRLLEGVGFHVTAVFGGFEREVYSIGTRRMIVIARKG, from the coding sequence ATGGCATCGCAAGGCTCCGCCTGGTACGTGGATTTTTTTCGCGCCGACTATCTGAACGTCTACGGGCATATGTTCACCGACGAGCGCGCCGAGAAGGAAAGCTCCTTCGTGACTGGCGAACTCGATCTGAAACCGGGCGCGCAGGTGTTGGATCTGTGTTGCGGCCAGGGACGTCATGCGGTGCAACTGGCGAAGCGCGGATTCCAAGTCACCGGTCTCGACTTGAATCCCGATTACGTCCAACTCGCGCAGCAGGCAGCAATAGCGAGCAACGTCTCGATTGAGACGGTGGCGGCCGACATGCGGGAGATTCCCTTCCACAACAAGTTCGACGCGATCGTCAATATGTATTCCTCGTTCGGCTACCTCGAGTCGGAGGCCGAGGATTTGAAGGTCCTGCAATCTGCGGCGAAGGCTCTGAAATCGGGCGGAATGCTCTTGCTCGATATGCTCAACCGCGAGTGGGCGATCGACAATTACATCCAGAACGACTGGCACACCGGGGCGGACAGAACCCTGTACGTCGAACGGCGCGATTTGGATCTCACAACCAGCCGCATGCATGTGCATTTCATCGTGGTCGATCCCAAAGGTGGCCGCCGGGAGTCCATCGGCCACAATATCCGGCTCTACACGCTGACCGAGATGACGCGGCTGCTGGAAGGAGTTGGCTTCCACGTGACGGCGGTATTCGGTGGATTCGAGCGCGAGGTCTATTCCATCGGAACCCGGCGGATGATCGTCATCGCTCGCAAGGGCTGA
- a CDS encoding BMP family protein: METTSLHTYRSRKLWVWVLAMLVVGVLDSCTSRPAADTKQASTTFRVALLTPGPVSDAGWNAAAYQGLELIKTKLGAETALVQTKSPADFEDAFRDFASRGFDLIFAHGFEYTDSAMEVARSFPNTYFVVSSGSTSAKNVASITFDVDQATYVEGVLAAGVSKTGVVGALGGIELPSVKLCFEGFKRGFFSVNPKGRVLISYTGNFDDVGAAKEAALAQISQGADVLIHNADAAGLGVFLAAKQAHAYAFGVFNNQNDVAPDVILASAVTSNALAFLKIATEVKEKRFHAGMLVFGMQDGMVSLVYNPKLESQIPPAALQRARKVEHDLATGQLVLPPTTLSLQTLY, translated from the coding sequence ATGGAAACTACCTCTCTGCATACCTATCGCTCGCGCAAACTTTGGGTCTGGGTTCTGGCGATGCTGGTGGTGGGTGTTCTCGATTCCTGCACTTCCCGTCCCGCTGCAGACACCAAGCAAGCATCCACTACGTTTCGCGTCGCACTACTTACACCTGGACCTGTTAGCGACGCGGGGTGGAATGCCGCTGCATATCAAGGACTAGAACTCATCAAGACCAAGCTCGGCGCCGAAACTGCGCTGGTGCAAACCAAATCCCCCGCTGACTTCGAGGACGCTTTCCGCGATTTCGCCTCCCGCGGCTTCGATCTGATCTTTGCGCATGGCTTCGAATATACCGATTCCGCGATGGAAGTAGCTCGCAGCTTTCCTAACACCTACTTCGTAGTCAGCTCAGGCAGCACATCCGCGAAAAATGTTGCATCGATAACCTTCGACGTCGATCAGGCAACCTATGTCGAAGGCGTGCTCGCGGCAGGAGTTTCGAAAACCGGCGTGGTGGGCGCGCTGGGCGGTATCGAACTGCCATCGGTCAAATTGTGCTTCGAGGGATTCAAACGCGGCTTTTTCTCGGTAAACCCGAAAGGACGCGTCCTGATCAGCTATACCGGCAACTTCGATGACGTCGGAGCCGCGAAGGAGGCAGCACTTGCGCAAATCAGCCAGGGCGCTGATGTGCTGATTCACAACGCCGACGCGGCCGGGCTCGGCGTATTTCTCGCCGCCAAGCAAGCCCACGCCTATGCCTTCGGGGTGTTCAACAATCAGAACGATGTCGCCCCGGACGTGATCCTCGCCAGTGCGGTGACATCAAACGCGCTGGCGTTTCTGAAAATCGCGACCGAAGTCAAAGAGAAGCGCTTTCATGCCGGGATGCTGGTGTTTGGGATGCAAGATGGGATGGTGAGCCTCGTGTACAATCCCAAGCTCGAGTCGCAGATTCCTCCCGCCGCCCTTCAGCGTGCGCGCAAAGTTGAGCATGACCTTGCGACCGGTCAGCTCGTCCTTCCGCCGACCACTTTAAGTCTGCAAACGCTGTATTAG